Genomic window (Candidatus Methylomirabilota bacterium):
GACAATTGCGGTGTGTACGCCGGAAACGCTCACCGTGAAGCGCAGAGCCGTCGCGACGGCATTCTTCATGTCAACGCGCAGGAAATCGTAGTCGAGTTCCCGAAATCGTTCCCAATAGGTGTGGTAGTAGTCGTCCTCTGGTTTCCTTTTCGACTTCCAGACGGCGTTGGCGATGGGCCGTTTGGCGATCACACCGATGTGGCGCTCTCGAGCAAGAGGTAAGATAAGGTCGAATGCTT
Coding sequences:
- a CDS encoding aldo/keto reductase: AFDLILPLARERHIGVIAKRPIANAVWKSKRKPEDDYYHTYWERFRELDYDFLRVDMKNAVATALRFTVSVSGVHTAIVGTTKPGRWAENAAMLAAGPLPAEQFQKIRARWAEVAAATWVGQI